A genomic region of Persephonella marina EX-H1 contains the following coding sequences:
- a CDS encoding sensor domain-containing protein: MTKKKNILSIAIDKSLQDKLKELSREKHISVSRLVSRLVEEALYLEENVFKDEIYKNIDWLSQEWKDKLQFLFTKVLDTTPDPIWIKDLNLRIIYVNQAFADLFGLKKEEIIGKSDIEYLPSEIAKESIFSDMQALEKKQSTHTVEKIEKDGKVRYFDVIKTPLFNKSGKIVAILGISRDITNLVETKEELERKNRELLDAYQKLKELHEYDNVTGFMKRNKFIEEFDNLLKSKDRSTLTVVMIDINNFKYINEIYGFEFGDRLLREISNQLKNFVENIDNTALLGKLSGDEFAVLFKRDIDLNEIVKRFKEILSQIKLNTPKYHSIYSPKAVYCAVKVEPDITLSAEEIVTHMEVAIFDLRESKDTDFSIIDLKENISSVELEEKLVKALENKKIVPFLQPVYDFKNDEIIGYEVFARIEDEGNYIEAKDFITVAYRKDFIVPIDHEILEIVKNEIMPLIEDDKKLFINLSSFSLNKLENIADPMAKEIIFIKDRSVFDINEQEFLRNISNITDIKRSYNISFSIDDFGTGNTSFRTLIRISEEKIISYLKIDGSLMKELGNSEEKKNIVRSIVAACKQLGIKTVAENIENEKIYEAVLDIGIDCGQGNYLSQPEHYERVLKK, encoded by the coding sequence ATGACTAAGAAAAAGAACATCTTATCAATCGCTATTGACAAATCATTACAGGACAAACTGAAGGAGCTTTCAAGGGAAAAACATATCTCAGTTTCAAGGCTTGTATCAAGACTTGTTGAGGAAGCTCTCTATCTTGAGGAGAATGTTTTTAAGGATGAGATTTACAAAAATATAGACTGGCTCAGTCAGGAATGGAAGGATAAGTTACAGTTTCTTTTCACAAAGGTTCTTGACACAACACCTGATCCGATCTGGATTAAGGATCTTAACTTAAGAATAATTTATGTAAATCAGGCTTTTGCAGATCTCTTTGGTCTTAAAAAAGAGGAGATAATAGGTAAAAGTGATATAGAGTATCTCCCTTCAGAGATAGCCAAAGAGTCTATATTTTCTGATATGCAGGCCCTTGAGAAGAAACAGTCAACACACACTGTTGAAAAGATAGAAAAGGATGGAAAGGTTAGATATTTTGATGTTATTAAAACGCCTCTATTTAATAAATCGGGAAAGATCGTAGCTATCCTTGGAATATCAAGGGATATAACAAATCTTGTTGAGACAAAGGAAGAGCTTGAAAGAAAAAACAGGGAGTTGCTTGATGCGTACCAGAAGTTAAAGGAGCTCCACGAGTATGACAATGTTACAGGCTTTATGAAAAGAAACAAGTTTATAGAAGAGTTTGATAATCTGCTTAAAAGCAAGGATAGAAGTACGCTTACAGTGGTTATGATTGATATAAATAACTTTAAATATATAAACGAGATATACGGATTTGAGTTTGGAGACAGGCTTTTAAGGGAGATATCAAATCAGCTTAAGAACTTTGTTGAAAATATAGATAATACAGCTTTACTCGGAAAGCTAAGTGGTGACGAGTTTGCGGTTCTTTTTAAAAGAGATATAGATCTGAATGAGATTGTAAAGAGATTCAAGGAGATACTATCCCAGATAAAGCTAAACACACCTAAGTACCATTCCATATACTCACCAAAAGCTGTGTACTGTGCTGTAAAGGTAGAACCTGATATCACACTTTCAGCTGAAGAGATAGTTACACATATGGAGGTTGCAATTTTTGATCTCAGAGAAAGTAAGGATACTGACTTTTCAATAATAGATCTTAAGGAGAATATATCATCTGTTGAGCTTGAGGAGAAGCTGGTTAAAGCTCTTGAAAACAAGAAGATAGTTCCATTTTTACAGCCTGTTTATGATTTTAAAAATGATGAGATTATAGGATATGAGGTCTTTGCAAGAATTGAGGATGAAGGAAACTACATAGAAGCAAAGGATTTCATAACTGTAGCCTACAGAAAGGATTTTATAGTTCCTATTGATCACGAGATTCTGGAGATAGTTAAAAATGAGATAATGCCTCTTATTGAGGATGATAAAAAGCTGTTTATAAATCTCAGCTCATTTTCACTTAATAAGCTGGAAAATATAGCTGATCCTATGGCTAAAGAGATAATCTTTATTAAAGACAGATCTGTTTTTGATATAAATGAACAGGAATTCCTGAGAAATATAAGCAATATAACTGATATTAAAAGAAGTTATAACATATCCTTCTCTATTGATGATTTTGGAACGGGAAATACATCATTCAGAACGCTTATAAGAATATCTGAGGAAAAGATAATTTCGTATCTTAAGATAGACGGTTCCCTTATGAAGGAGCTTGGAAACTCTGAAGAGAAAAAGAATATAGTCAGAAGTATAGTCGCTGCATGTAAACAGCTTGGTATAAAGACTGTAGCTGAAAATATAGAGAATGAAAAGATATACGAGGCTGTCCTTGATATAGGTATAGACTGTGGACAGGGTAATTATCTTTCACAGCCTGAGCATTACGAAAGAGTGTTGAAAAAGTGA
- a CDS encoding PAS domain S-box protein, which produces MNSFYIILLSICAFIFQKYIFPVKITIDLSFFSEVIIYSLIVVGLIFTEKLKSESKIYIPLFIGLSTLLIAQTEVISHYIYQQPYYLYIAGEIGLRLIGIIFVLSGFITGVKFKEETEKKLKEQAERYLSVLEKGNDIIVIIQNGIIKYVNKKIKDILGYDPEEVIGMHYMNFVPSEYHEKLTSSDLTRKFEIELITKNKNRIAVEVSASEAEFDNRSSNIWIIRDITERKEKENLLKETMEMLAVSQKLARLGNWQWFVDSNRFWLSKEACEIICGENKEFNGFIKEFYNFVHPEDKPLLITKRKEILEKGKPYEFVYRVRPGENRPEIVIREITKVLRDENGNITRVIGIIQDVTNQTKTYQKIIENEEKYRNLFDNSNDAIIIHDLSGTIIDSNRKSVEIFGYNRIDLALINVQDLYLEDELLKYKWAVNKLLDDRFVKYETVLRSKLGRTFPAEISSSLFEIRGKKYIQDIIRDITDRKRSEHELKLASMVFEYTLEGILILDREGNVLRVNKTFADITDYTEDEVLNHNVLNLPPFKTNENFMKQIWKEVKIKGEWQGEFWGKRKNGESFPMWFTFISARGNRGQVINYILIITDITNRKIEEKKLKKLAFYDGLTGLPNRLLFYNRLQHTLLRARRNREYVAVMFLDLDGFKQVNDTYGHDIGDELLKEVGKRLQHTVRKIDTVARLAGDEFTVIIENLNSPENVNVIAKKILNSFKEPFVINGNKINVGTSIGIAVFPLDGTDADTLIKNADMAMYLAKKSGKNRYVVYTKSD; this is translated from the coding sequence TTGAACAGTTTTTATATTATCTTACTTTCTATATGTGCTTTTATATTCCAGAAGTATATATTTCCCGTAAAGATAACAATAGATCTTTCCTTTTTTAGCGAGGTCATTATATACTCTCTCATAGTTGTTGGACTGATTTTTACAGAAAAGCTAAAATCGGAAAGTAAAATATACATACCTCTTTTTATTGGACTGTCTACACTTCTCATAGCACAGACTGAGGTGATATCACATTATATTTACCAGCAGCCTTACTATCTGTACATTGCAGGGGAGATAGGTCTCAGGCTTATAGGGATAATATTTGTTCTATCAGGCTTTATAACAGGTGTTAAATTTAAAGAGGAAACGGAGAAAAAACTAAAAGAACAGGCTGAGAGATATCTCTCTGTTCTTGAAAAAGGTAATGATATTATCGTTATTATCCAGAACGGAATAATAAAGTACGTAAACAAGAAGATAAAAGATATCCTCGGCTACGACCCTGAAGAAGTTATTGGCATGCATTATATGAACTTTGTTCCATCAGAATACCACGAGAAACTAACATCATCAGATCTGACAAGAAAGTTTGAGATAGAACTGATCACAAAAAATAAAAACAGGATAGCTGTAGAGGTAAGCGCTTCTGAAGCTGAGTTTGACAATCGCAGCTCAAACATATGGATAATAAGGGATATCACGGAGAGAAAGGAAAAGGAGAATCTGCTGAAAGAGACTATGGAGATGCTCGCTGTATCCCAGAAACTGGCGAGACTCGGGAACTGGCAGTGGTTTGTTGATTCTAATAGATTCTGGCTTTCAAAGGAAGCCTGCGAGATTATATGTGGTGAGAATAAAGAGTTCAATGGGTTTATAAAAGAGTTTTATAATTTTGTACATCCTGAGGACAAACCTCTCCTTATCACAAAGAGAAAAGAGATACTGGAAAAGGGGAAACCTTATGAGTTTGTTTATAGAGTAAGACCAGGAGAGAACAGACCTGAGATCGTTATAAGGGAGATAACAAAAGTTCTGAGGGATGAAAACGGAAATATTACAAGGGTTATAGGCATAATTCAGGATGTTACAAACCAGACAAAGACATACCAGAAGATCATTGAAAATGAGGAGAAGTACAGAAACCTTTTTGACAACTCAAATGATGCGATAATAATACATGATCTTAGCGGAACGATCATTGACAGTAACAGAAAGTCTGTAGAAATATTCGGATACAACAGAATAGATCTTGCACTTATAAATGTACAGGATCTCTATCTTGAGGATGAGCTTTTAAAGTACAAATGGGCCGTTAACAAGCTTTTAGATGATAGGTTTGTCAAGTATGAGACGGTCCTCAGATCAAAACTGGGAAGAACATTTCCAGCTGAGATATCATCAAGTCTTTTTGAGATTAGAGGTAAAAAATACATACAGGACATTATAAGGGATATAACAGACAGAAAAAGATCTGAACATGAGCTTAAACTTGCATCCATGGTATTTGAGTACACACTTGAAGGAATACTGATCTTAGACAGAGAGGGCAATGTTCTAAGGGTAAATAAAACCTTCGCTGATATAACAGATTACACAGAAGATGAGGTACTGAATCATAATGTACTTAACCTCCCACCATTCAAAACAAACGAGAACTTTATGAAACAGATATGGAAAGAGGTGAAGATAAAAGGAGAGTGGCAGGGTGAGTTCTGGGGCAAAAGGAAAAACGGCGAGAGCTTCCCAATGTGGTTTACATTTATCTCTGCAAGGGGAAACAGAGGACAGGTCATAAACTATATCCTGATAATAACAGATATAACTAACAGAAAGATTGAAGAGAAAAAGCTGAAAAAACTTGCCTTCTATGATGGTCTTACAGGACTTCCAAACAGACTGCTTTTCTACAACAGACTCCAGCATACACTTTTAAGAGCAAGAAGAAACAGGGAGTATGTGGCTGTTATGTTTCTTGATCTTGATGGCTTTAAACAGGTAAATGACACATACGGACATGATATAGGTGATGAGCTTCTGAAAGAGGTAGGGAAAAGATTACAGCATACTGTAAGGAAGATAGATACAGTTGCAAGACTTGCAGGTGATGAGTTCACAGTGATAATAGAAAATCTAAACAGTCCTGAAAATGTTAATGTTATAGCCAAAAAGATCTTAAACTCATTTAAAGAACCTTTTGTTATAAATGGAAATAAGATAAATGTTGGAACAAGTATAGGAATAGCTGTCTTTCCTTTAGATGGAACAGATGCTGACACACTTATTAAGAATGCTGATATGGCCATGTATCTTGCTAAAAAATCAGGAAAGAATAGATATGTTGTTTACACAAAATCAGATTGA
- a CDS encoding transglutaminaseTgpA domain-containing protein → MERIKVKNAVLVLAYIISLTGLLSVFRFVDPLFSLSFLIMMLFGLFFDFKKRHPLPRYLLNIISLFVVGLMFFTVNLDDPVTPVVQTLLILLGIKILEDKKFRDFMQIYTISVFLLSGSAFMSIDMIFLLFFLILYFLTVISMILLTFVTQDEEISFPFKDFLKIIFRSTFIPLLAIPVTVLIFLILPRTEYPIFNFLNKQSSGRSGFSDVVQLGDVSSIQEDDTVAFRVIMDKIDDRKLYWRGMTLNYFDGLTWLRIPADDGRSYLRGKTVFQEIILEPQENRYLFGLDKPVRFYGVSGKMDPDISFTTRSINFNRIKYRVSSVITDYIDTERVDRQIYLKLPKNISEDIVKLAHDLKGDNEAETVKNVLNFIEENYRYSLKDLPESEDPLWEFLFDKKYGNCEYFASSVAVLLRINRIPSRLVVGYRGGYYNDMAGYYIVPQRFAHTWVEAYIDGKWVRIDPTPSGVYREGFSDQFSKGGLYRFIETLQFVWINLIVNFDLQKQISIVNKIREGFKKPDLPDINFYYIIIPLSVLAVVFISFFIKRHLLISVEERLLKDFLRRMERKGYIKKDHEGLEEFVERIDDPVLKEKAYRFVTTFESYYYRDKKPDLKKLKDALSSI, encoded by the coding sequence ATGGAAAGAATTAAAGTAAAAAATGCTGTTTTGGTTCTTGCCTATATAATCTCATTAACAGGGCTTCTCTCTGTTTTCAGATTTGTTGATCCTCTGTTTTCCCTCTCTTTTTTGATTATGATGTTATTTGGACTCTTTTTTGATTTTAAAAAGAGGCATCCTTTACCGAGATATCTGCTCAACATTATCTCTCTTTTTGTTGTAGGTCTTATGTTTTTTACCGTTAATCTTGATGATCCTGTTACTCCGGTTGTCCAGACATTGCTGATTTTACTCGGGATAAAGATTCTTGAGGATAAAAAATTCAGGGATTTTATGCAGATATACACAATATCCGTTTTTCTACTTTCAGGATCTGCATTTATGAGTATAGATATGATCTTCCTGCTTTTTTTCCTGATTCTATACTTTCTTACTGTTATATCCATGATACTACTTACATTTGTTACACAGGATGAGGAGATATCCTTTCCTTTTAAGGATTTTCTGAAGATAATTTTCAGATCCACATTTATCCCTCTGTTAGCGATACCTGTTACGGTTCTTATATTTCTTATACTTCCAAGAACTGAGTATCCTATCTTTAATTTCCTGAACAAACAGTCCTCGGGTAGATCCGGTTTTTCCGATGTTGTTCAGCTTGGTGATGTCTCCTCAATTCAGGAGGATGATACTGTAGCTTTCAGGGTTATCATGGATAAGATTGATGACAGAAAGCTTTACTGGAGGGGAATGACACTTAACTACTTTGATGGATTGACATGGCTGAGGATACCTGCTGATGACGGAAGATCTTACTTAAGGGGAAAGACTGTATTTCAGGAGATCATTTTAGAGCCTCAGGAGAACAGATACCTTTTCGGTCTTGATAAACCTGTAAGATTTTACGGTGTTTCAGGTAAGATGGATCCTGATATATCCTTCACCACAAGAAGTATAAATTTTAACAGGATAAAGTACAGGGTGAGCTCTGTTATCACTGATTATATAGATACGGAGAGAGTTGACAGGCAGATATACCTTAAACTTCCTAAGAATATCTCTGAAGATATTGTAAAACTTGCTCATGATCTCAAGGGGGATAATGAAGCTGAAACGGTAAAGAATGTTCTGAACTTTATTGAAGAAAATTACAGATACTCACTTAAAGATCTGCCAGAATCTGAAGACCCCCTGTGGGAATTTCTTTTTGATAAGAAGTATGGTAACTGTGAGTACTTTGCCTCATCTGTTGCCGTTTTACTGAGAATAAATCGTATCCCATCAAGGCTTGTTGTTGGTTATAGAGGCGGATACTACAATGATATGGCAGGATACTACATAGTTCCCCAGAGATTTGCACACACATGGGTGGAGGCTTATATAGACGGGAAATGGGTAAGGATAGACCCTACACCTTCAGGGGTTTATAGGGAGGGCTTTTCAGATCAGTTTTCTAAAGGGGGTCTTTACAGATTTATAGAAACACTCCAGTTTGTATGGATAAATCTTATCGTAAATTTTGATCTCCAAAAGCAGATCAGCATTGTTAACAAAATCAGGGAAGGCTTTAAAAAGCCTGATCTTCCTGATATCAATTTTTATTACATAATTATACCTCTCTCTGTTCTTGCTGTTGTTTTTATCTCATTTTTCATAAAAAGGCATCTTTTAATAAGTGTGGAGGAGAGACTGCTTAAGGATTTTTTAAGGAGGATGGAGAGGAAAGGGTATATAAAAAAAGATCATGAAGGTCTTGAAGAGTTTGTAGAGAGGATTGATGACCCTGTTCTGAAGGAAAAGGCTTACAGATTTGTTACCACTTTTGAGAGCTACTACTACAGAGATAAAAAGCCCGATCTGAAAAAACTTAAAGATGCTCTCTCATCAATCTGA
- a CDS encoding DUF58 domain-containing protein has protein sequence MIVSAMLAFMGVSGFAGKRNISSLDLEIQVLNEIYAKNEGVLKIKLKNNKRFLPSFILSVELFGKKIFVPFVESKGEFTAYLKVSFPDRGVYRIERVYICSVFPFNFFKRCTSVRSNTEFYVFPKPERPSGITDHSRNLKKKGEITSDKKGYEGDIISIREYRSGDPLKYIHWKASAKTGKLKTKELGDSINRPVIVDIDRIEGDIERKVSCATYLVLDLYKRSIPFGLKIENRIYRPEFSYKHKIKILRELAVYGKN, from the coding sequence ATGATAGTTTCTGCTATGCTCGCATTTATGGGTGTTTCAGGTTTTGCAGGTAAGAGAAACATAAGCTCACTTGATCTGGAGATACAGGTTTTAAATGAGATATACGCTAAAAATGAGGGTGTTTTGAAGATAAAACTGAAGAATAATAAAAGGTTTTTACCTTCTTTTATACTCAGTGTAGAACTGTTTGGTAAGAAGATTTTTGTCCCTTTTGTAGAAAGTAAAGGTGAGTTTACAGCTTATCTTAAGGTTTCATTTCCTGATAGGGGTGTTTACAGGATAGAAAGGGTTTATATATGCTCAGTATTTCCTTTTAATTTCTTTAAGAGATGTACATCTGTCAGATCTAACACAGAATTTTATGTGTTTCCAAAGCCTGAAAGACCTTCAGGTATTACAGATCATTCAAGGAATTTAAAGAAGAAAGGTGAGATAACATCTGACAAAAAAGGTTATGAGGGAGATATTATCTCAATAAGAGAGTACCGTTCAGGTGATCCTCTAAAGTACATTCACTGGAAAGCTTCAGCAAAAACAGGCAAGCTTAAAACAAAGGAGCTTGGCGACAGTATTAACAGACCTGTTATAGTTGATATTGACAGGATAGAAGGAGATATAGAAAGGAAGGTATCATGTGCAACATATCTTGTACTTGATCTGTACAAAAGATCCATCCCTTTTGGACTGAAGATAGAAAACAGAATATACAGACCTGAATTTTCTTATAAACATAAGATTAAAATACTGAGGGAACTTGCTGTTTATGGAAAGAATTAA
- a CDS encoding AAA family ATPase has translation MNIKNEKINRIIDILSEYLQGKELPLRLSLITFFSKGHLLVEDLPGLGKTTLAIGIAKTLGLQFGRIQCTSDLLPTDITGLSIYNKNLEKFEFHPGPIFNNIVLVDEINRATPKTQSALLEAMAEKQVTLEGETYKLPKPFFVIATQNPVEQFGTFPLPESQMDRFMMKISIGYPTREAEKEILKGGSRREELYRIQPVMDPDEVIKIQNEIDQVYISDRVIDYILDIAEVTRSGKFFSAGLSIRGTLALVKTAKTNAYFKGRDFVIPEDIKELAVYTIPHRVLFKEEYESMEREEIIRSVLEEIKLPA, from the coding sequence ATGAATATAAAAAATGAAAAGATAAACAGGATAATAGATATTCTTTCTGAGTATCTTCAGGGGAAAGAGCTTCCTTTAAGACTTTCCCTGATAACATTTTTTTCTAAAGGGCATCTTCTTGTTGAGGATCTCCCCGGTCTGGGGAAAACAACACTGGCGATAGGGATAGCAAAAACACTTGGTCTTCAGTTTGGGAGGATACAGTGTACAAGTGATCTTCTTCCTACAGATATAACAGGTCTCTCAATATACAACAAGAATCTTGAAAAGTTTGAGTTCCATCCGGGACCGATATTCAACAATATCGTTCTTGTTGATGAGATAAACAGGGCAACACCGAAAACCCAGAGTGCATTACTTGAGGCTATGGCTGAAAAACAGGTAACACTTGAAGGAGAAACATACAAGCTCCCAAAACCTTTCTTTGTTATAGCAACACAGAACCCTGTTGAACAGTTTGGGACATTCCCTTTACCTGAGTCACAGATGGACAGATTTATGATGAAGATAAGTATAGGTTATCCAACAAGGGAGGCTGAGAAGGAGATACTTAAAGGTGGAAGCAGGAGGGAAGAGCTTTACAGAATACAGCCTGTTATGGATCCTGATGAGGTTATTAAGATACAGAATGAGATAGATCAGGTTTATATATCTGACAGGGTGATAGATTACATACTTGATATAGCAGAAGTAACGAGAAGTGGAAAGTTCTTCTCTGCTGGGCTTTCAATAAGGGGAACGCTCGCTCTGGTAAAGACAGCAAAAACAAACGCTTATTTTAAGGGAAGGGATTTTGTTATACCTGAAGATATTAAAGAGCTTGCAGTTTACACAATCCCTCACAGGGTTTTATTTAAGGAAGAGTATGAAAGTATGGAAAGGGAGGAGATTATAAGATCAGTACTGGAAGAGATAAAACTCCCAGCATAA
- the panC gene encoding pantoate--beta-alanine ligase, translating to MLVKDISEMKSIIRELKKEGRSIGFVPTMGYLHEGHISLIRASKKENDITVVSIFVNPLQFGKNEDLDRYPRDLERDMEICRREGVDYLFYPSYEDMYPEGFSTYVVVEGITEKLCGAFRPGHFKGVTTVVTKLFNIVKPDRAYFGKKDYQQFKVIQKMVRDLNMDVQVIGCPIVREKDGLAMSSRNKYLSENERKAALSISRSLFEAKRLFDQGVDDVNRLKEEIKRIVLAHPEVREIQYVEIVDPETLESKEKAEKGDIIAIAVFVGDTRLIDNIQL from the coding sequence ATGCTTGTAAAGGATATATCTGAGATGAAAAGTATTATTAGAGAACTGAAGAAGGAAGGAAGATCTATAGGTTTTGTTCCAACAATGGGATACCTTCATGAAGGTCATATATCTCTAATAAGAGCTTCAAAGAAGGAGAATGATATAACCGTTGTAAGTATATTTGTTAATCCTCTCCAGTTTGGTAAAAATGAGGATCTTGATAGGTATCCAAGGGATTTAGAGAGGGATATGGAGATATGCAGAAGGGAAGGTGTTGATTATCTTTTTTATCCATCTTATGAGGATATGTATCCTGAAGGATTTTCAACATACGTTGTTGTTGAGGGTATAACGGAGAAGCTCTGTGGTGCTTTCAGACCTGGACATTTTAAAGGTGTTACAACTGTTGTCACAAAACTTTTTAATATTGTAAAGCCTGATAGGGCTTACTTTGGGAAGAAGGACTACCAGCAGTTTAAGGTGATACAGAAGATGGTGAGGGATCTGAATATGGATGTTCAGGTTATAGGATGTCCTATAGTGAGGGAAAAGGACGGTCTTGCCATGTCTTCAAGGAATAAATATCTCTCGGAGAATGAGAGGAAAGCGGCTCTCTCTATAAGCAGATCACTCTTTGAGGCTAAAAGGCTTTTTGATCAGGGTGTTGATGATGTGAACAGGCTTAAAGAAGAGATTAAAAGAATAGTTCTGGCTCATCCTGAGGTGAGGGAGATACAGTATGTGGAGATCGTTGATCCTGAAACACTTGAGAGTAAAGAAAAAGCTGAAAAAGGCGATATAATAGCTATCGCAGTATTTGTTGGTGATACAAGGCTTATAGATAATATCCAGCTTTAG
- a CDS encoding EAL domain-containing protein, with translation MDNRDRDDLIEKTIVISPQRVIELKDLLFVCDRNESCVLYSEDRYITDRDIEEIYILDSSGNKFKLIDLVNELIEREEDLYSYDFSLVSGDESIPVYLSVSTVHLKDGYKGAVVTVRDITSLRKTEEKLNLYEKIFHEAQDGIAVIDSKGRYVIQNVSHRNLTGYSDEEIIGKTPAISIGEKKLKQIIRKVNEQGKFRGIVDLKRKDGTVLNIDLSVFPVKDRKGKTIYYVGIKRDITEIIKREKELENLNRKLEKQLFTDSLTSLPNRLKLIEDIKGSSDPKLAIFNINSFKEINDFYGQEIGDELLKKVGRKINSYVDKDRYTVYKLSGDEFAILSDRDITMDQFSNTIQRIIENIHEEIFICGETEIHIYMTAGYASGKERLISRADMALKYAKQHKKSIQLYSKNLGIEKQYIHNITVMKKIKEALRKNMVTVHFQPVYNNRTGLVESYETLVRLKDTDGSEILPETFFDIAKKSPVYPEITAKIIETIFKKIKDIPHKFSLNLSVRDIENRELTERIFEFLKSYRNDIIFEILESESIRNYRTVSQFIKEVKKLGAQIAIDDFGSGYSNFEFILKLDVDYIKLDSSLIKDIDRNINSQIIVETIVGFAKRLGKKTVAEHVHSEEVFEVVKELDVDFSQGFYFGKPSPNILI, from the coding sequence GTGGACAACAGAGATAGAGATGACCTGATAGAAAAGACGATTGTTATATCACCGCAAAGGGTTATAGAGCTAAAGGATCTTCTTTTTGTTTGCGATAGAAATGAAAGCTGTGTTCTTTACTCTGAGGACAGGTATATAACGGACAGAGATATAGAAGAGATATACATATTAGACAGCTCAGGAAATAAATTTAAACTTATTGATCTTGTCAATGAACTTATAGAAAGGGAAGAAGATCTTTACAGCTATGACTTTTCTCTCGTTTCCGGAGATGAGAGCATACCTGTTTACCTCTCAGTATCAACAGTTCATCTCAAAGATGGGTATAAAGGTGCTGTTGTTACTGTAAGGGATATAACATCTTTGAGGAAAACTGAAGAGAAGCTTAACCTTTATGAAAAGATATTCCATGAAGCCCAGGATGGGATTGCCGTTATAGACAGTAAAGGAAGGTATGTTATACAGAATGTATCCCACAGGAATCTTACAGGATATTCTGATGAAGAGATAATAGGAAAAACTCCTGCGATCTCCATCGGTGAGAAAAAGTTAAAACAGATCATAAGGAAGGTGAATGAACAGGGAAAGTTCAGAGGGATAGTGGATCTGAAAAGAAAAGATGGGACAGTTTTAAATATTGATCTCTCCGTCTTTCCTGTAAAAGACAGGAAAGGGAAAACTATATACTACGTTGGTATAAAAAGGGATATAACAGAGATAATAAAAAGAGAAAAGGAGCTTGAGAATCTGAATAGAAAACTTGAAAAACAGCTTTTTACAGACTCATTAACATCGCTACCAAACAGACTTAAGCTGATTGAGGATATAAAGGGATCATCAGATCCAAAACTTGCCATATTCAATATCAACAGCTTCAAAGAGATAAATGATTTTTACGGTCAGGAGATAGGGGATGAGCTTCTAAAAAAGGTTGGCAGAAAGATAAACTCCTACGTTGATAAAGACAGGTACACAGTTTACAAACTTTCAGGTGATGAGTTTGCCATCCTTTCAGATAGAGATATTACTATGGATCAGTTCTCTAACACTATTCAGAGGATAATAGAAAACATCCATGAAGAGATATTTATATGCGGTGAGACAGAGATACATATATATATGACAGCAGGCTATGCCTCAGGGAAGGAAAGACTTATCAGCAGAGCAGATATGGCACTGAAATACGCAAAACAGCATAAAAAAAGTATTCAGCTTTACTCTAAAAACCTTGGTATAGAAAAGCAGTACATCCACAACATAACAGTTATGAAAAAGATAAAAGAGGCATTAAGAAAGAATATGGTTACCGTTCATTTCCAGCCTGTTTATAACAACAGAACAGGACTTGTTGAAAGTTACGAAACACTTGTAAGACTTAAAGATACCGATGGGTCTGAGATACTCCCTGAAACATTCTTTGATATCGCTAAAAAAAGTCCCGTCTATCCAGAGATAACAGCAAAAATAATTGAGACGATATTCAAAAAGATAAAGGATATCCCCCATAAATTCAGTTTAAATCTATCTGTGAGGGATATAGAGAACAGGGAGCTTACAGAAAGGATATTTGAGTTTCTGAAAAGTTATAGAAATGATATTATCTTTGAAATTCTTGAGTCTGAGAGTATAAGAAATTACAGAACTGTATCCCAGTTCATAAAAGAGGTTAAAAAACTTGGAGCCCAGATAGCCATAGATGATTTTGGAAGTGGATACTCAAATTTTGAGTTTATACTAAAGCTTGATGTTGATTATATAAAGTTAGACTCCTCACTTATAAAAGATATAGACAGAAATATAAACTCACAGATCATAGTTGAGACTATAGTTGGATTTGCAAAAAGATTGGGTAAGAAAACCGTTGCTGAGCATGTCCATTCTGAAGAGGTGTTTGAGGTTGTAAAAGAGCTTGATGTTGATTTCTCTCAGGGTTTTTACTTCGGAAAACCATCTCCTAACATTTTGATATGA